A genomic window from Triticum urartu cultivar G1812 chromosome 7, Tu2.1, whole genome shotgun sequence includes:
- the LOC125522731 gene encoding eukaryotic translation initiation factor 5B-like, with protein sequence MSSKKTAGPSRAAAGGAKKVASGAGGVSLRALREGLARQKEEEERRAREQELQAQAEEERGRREAEEEEERRKLREQELKRREEDRQRRRLEERKREESRRAEEARRRLGITAPLVEGGGAAGVDDGRKKRPVYHSRRPALKPKTVESEADVGGDQGSSGVSQEEENSAALNEALKLGEGSSDGSLEEDRTAIGDDDDEEEDAWDSKSLDEFDVMSAAGNSHSSGSEEDIKEKHVISTAPVVNPDNAVNEIVEDIFDAQDVASGDEKELRAPICCILGHVDAGKTKLLDCIRGTHVQEREAGGITQQIGATYLPAENIRDRTSLKAETAIKVPGLLVIDTPGHESFSKMRSRGLSMCDVAVVVVDITKGLEKQTVESLHLLRRHNVSFIVALNKVDRLYGWKECTNAPIVEALKKQSDDVKSEYKWRLTKVVTDFKENGFNTAPYYENNKKKKVVNIVPTSAESGEGVPDLLLLLVRWLPDIITDKLAYDDTVECTVLEVNEHKDLGTTIDVVLINGVLRQGDQVIVCTKQGPVTTIIRDLLTPHPMKELKAKGAYKHHKEVRAAQGVKIVARGLQYAMAGTSLIVVKPGDDLRQAEAAAMQEIDMAIRTTDENEKGTKTQEVSSIKTCKEGIYVQASSVGTLEAIIAHLKSSSVDIPVYAWNLGPVYKQDVMKASAMLKRKEEYAVILAFDVKVMPEASALAAESGLKIITADTVYRLVNIYTEHIKGLKEAKKMQFAAEAVFPCTLKILPNRVYHSKDPIVCDVEVVEGVVKVGAPICVFTPSKDKSKNIIVHSLGRISSMQTSNGNQIFLARNGVVAIKISGDSPQEKSRSYGRHFDSSNELVSEISRRSIDVLKECFRDEMSAENWQLISRLKTQFKIA encoded by the exons ATGTCGTCCAAGAAGACCGCGGGCccgtcccgcgccgccgccggcggcgcGAAGAAGGTGGCTAGTGGCGCGGGGGGCGTGAGCCTCCGGGCGCTGCGGGAGGGGCTTGCTCGccagaaggaggaggaggagcgcagGGCGCGGGAGCAGGAGCTGCAGGCGCAGGCGGAGGAGGAGAGGgggcggcgggaggcggaggaggaggaggagaggaggaagcTGAGGGAGCAGGAGCTGAAGCGGAGGGAGGAGGACAGGCAGCGGAGGCGGCTGGAGGAGAGGAAGCGGGAGGAGAGCCGgcgcgcggaggaggcgcgcaggcGGCTCGGCATCACCGCCCCCCTTGTTGAGGGCGGCGGTGCTGCTGGTGTGGATGATGGCCGGAAGAAGCGGCCGGTGTATCACTCCAGGAGACCTGCGTTGAAGCCCAAGACTGTCGAATCTGAAGCTGATGTGGGAGGAGACCAGGGCTCGAGCGGTGTTTCGCAAGAAGAGGAAAACAGCGCCGCCCTCAATGAGGCGCTCAAATTGGGGGAGGGATCAAGCGATGGATCATTGGAAGAGGACAGAACAGCAatcggtgatgatgatgatgaggaggaggatgcTTGGGATAGCAAGAGCCTCGATGAATTTGATGTCATGTCTGCTGCTGGCAATTCTCACTCATCTGGTTCTGAAGAAGATATCAAAGAGAAACATGTTATCTCCACTGCTCCGGTCGTTAATCCAGACAATGCAGTCAATGAGATTGTGGAGGATATCTTCGACGCTCAGGATGTAGCTTCAGGAGATGAAAAGGAGCTTCGGGCACCGATATGCTGCATCCTTGGGCACGTGGATGCCGGAAAGACGAAGCTCCTCGATTGCATCCGGGGCACCCATGTGCAGGAGCGGGAGGCCGGGGGCATCACACAACAGATTGGCGCCACCTACTTACCGGCTGAAAACATCAGGGACAGGACGAGTTTAAAAGCTGAAACCGCCATCAAAGTTCCTGGTTTGCTCGTGATTGACACCCCTGGCCATGAGTCCTTCAGTAAAATGCGCTCAAGGGGATTGAGTATGTGTGACGTCGCCGTGGTTGTCGTCGATATTACGAAGGGGCTTGAGAAGCAGACAGTTGAATCCCTCCATCTTTTGAGACGCCACAATGTGAGCTTCATTGTCGCCTTGAACAAGGTTGACCGGCTCTATGGGTGGAAGGAATGTACCAATGCACCAATAGTCGAGGCGCTCAAGAAGCAATCTGATGACGTCAAAAGTGAATACAAATGGAGGTTAACTAAG GTTGTAACAGATTTTAAGGAAAATGGCTTCAACACTGCTCCTTACTATGAAAACAATAAGAAGAAAAAAGTGGTTAACATTGTCCCGACCAGTGCTGAAAG CGGTGAAGGTGTGCCAGATCTTCTACTGCTACTGGTGCGATGGCTGCCTGACATAATTACAGATAAGCTGGCCTATGACGATACAGTAGAG TGTACAGTACTAGAAGTCAATGAACATAAAGATTTGGGAACTACTATTGACGTAGTACTGATTAATGGTGTGCTGCGCCAAGGGGATCAAGTAATTGTTTGCACTAAACAG GGGCCTGTTACAACCATTATTAGAGATTTGTTGACCCCTCATCCAATGAAAGAACTCAAAGCTAAG GGTGCATATAAGCATCACAAGGAGGTCAGAGCTGCGCAGGGGGTAAAAATTGTGGCACGG GGACTTCAATATGCAATGGCTGGCACTTCTCTCATTGTAGTGAAGCCAGGGGATGATTTGCGACAAGCTGAAGCAGCTGCAATGCAAGAGATTGATATGGCCATTAGAACGACAGATGAGAACGAAAAGGGAACAAAAACTCAAGAAGTTAGTAGTATCAAGACTTGCAAGGAGGGCATCTATGTGCAAGCTTCCAGTGTTGGAACCTTGGAAGCTATCATTGCGCACTTGAAGAGCAGTAGTGTGGACATTCCTGTTTATGCTTGGAACTTAGGACCCGTGTACAAGCAGGATGTCATGAAGGCAAGTGCCATGCTGAAGCGGAAAGAAGAGTATGCAGTCATCTTGGCCTTTGACGTCAAAGTGATGCCTGAGGCTAGTGCCCTTGCAGCTGAATCAGGGTTGAAGATTATTACTGCTGATACGGTATATAGGCTCGTCAACATCTATACTGAGCACATTAAGGGATTGAAGGAAGCGAAGAAAATGCAATTTGCAGCTGAGGCAGTTTTCCCATGCACCCTGAAGATTCTGCCAAACCGTGTCTACCATAGCAAGGATCCAATTGTTTGCGACGTTGAAGTTGTGGAAGGTGTCGTCAAG GTGGGAGCCCCGATATGTGTCTTCACCCCGAGCAAGGATAAAAGCAAGAATATAATAGTTCATAGCCTCGGGAGGATCTCCTCCATGCAAACGTCCAATGGCAATCAGATTTTCTTGGCCAGGAATGGAGTTGTGGCCATAAAG ATAAGCGGTGACAGCCCTCAGGAGAAATCCCGGTCTTATGGACGCCATTTTGATTCTAGCAATGAGCTGGTCAGCGAGATCTCGAGGAGATCCATCGATGTGCTCAAAGAGTGCTTTCGG GATGAAATGAGCGCTGAAAATTGGCAGCTTATCAGCAGGCTGAAGACACAGTTCAAGATAGCCTGA